The DNA sequence CCCTCCACACTCTGGAGCACGGCGAAGACCTCCCCGTACTGCACGGGCCTGCCGAACGGCCACCCCCGGCCGTCCGCCCCGCCCCGCAACGGGTCGATGTGCCGGAACAGCGCCTCCAGCGCCTGGGTCCGGACCCGGTCCACGTCGCCGGGCGCGGCCACCAGCCGGGCGACGACGGTGACGCCCTGGTAGGCGGGCGGTTCCACGACCAGCCGGGTGCCGACCAGCCGCCGTTCGTCGAGCCGTTCGGTGACCGCCGCGAGCACCGGGTCCGAGGGGATCAGCTGCTCGAACCGCAGCTGCCCGTCCTCGTCGGCGACCGCGTCGGGCACCACCAGCACCCGTACCGCACCGGCCTCGCCCGCCACGGCCGGCAGGCACCGCACCCGGCGCAGCGACGGCGCGGCCTCCCGGGCGATGACCTCGTAGTCCTCGGCCGTCACGGCCCGCTCCTGCACCCGCAGGATGTTGGGCGCGCGCACCTTCGCGTTCTCCACGGTCTCCCCGTCGACCCCGCCGGTCGCCGCCTCACGGTTGTTGACGCCCGCGACGTACGGCACCGAACTGCGCAGCACGGAGATCGCGCCCCGCGCGACGTTGCCCGCCGCGCCGCCGCCCGTCCGGTAGCGCGGGACGCGGAGCTGGGCGCCCTTCTCCGGCACCGCGCCGTACGCGCGCATCGTGCCGTCCGGCTCCCGCACCTCCGGCGGGAACGCGAACTCCCCGGCCACGGCGTCGATCCGCACGTGCCGGTCACCGGGGCCGGACGCGCCGAAGTGCTCGACCGGGGTCCACACCTGCCAGCCCTCGTCGGTCGAGACCTGGACGACCGGCGGCTCCCCGTCCAGCAGCAGCGGCGCCCGGCTCACCGAGAACCGCTGCCCGGCGACGCCCTCGGACACCCCGAGGGGCACGTCGAGGACGGTCTCCGCGTGCTCCGCCGCCGCCGTGCCGCCGACCGTGAACACCTCGGCCTCCCGGATCGTCGGCGACTCCGAGTAGAACGGCTGGCCCGGCTCCGGAGCGGTGACCCGGCAGCGCAGCCACCCCGCCCGGGTCCCCGCCACGACGGAGGGCGTGTGCCCGGCCGGGACGAACACGACGACCTCACCGGGCCTGTTCAGCCCGCCGGTGCTGTCGGTGCCGGTCGCACACGTCACCCAGCGGGCCCCGTCCCACGCCTCCCACACCAGCGGCGGCTGACGCGGGTCGACGCCCACGCCCTCCACCCGGCTGTCGAGGCGGACGGCGACGATGCACCGGGGCACGGCCGTCGGCAGCCCGAACAGCAGGGCGTCGCCGGGCTCCGGCCGGGCCTGGAAGCACGGGATGTCCTTGCCCGCGCCGAGCGGCCCGGTCCGGTCCGTCTGGTCGCCCGACACCGGCGCGGTCACCAGCCGGACCAGCGAACTCGGCACGATCGGCAGATCCTCGGAGGTGGAGAACACCACCGGCTCCTCGGCCTCCCCACGGGCGGTGGCGACCTCGGTGCCCGCGAGGAGGTGCACGGTCTCCGGCTGCGGCGCGGACAGCCAGAAGTCGATCTCGGCCCGCGCCACGGCAGGCGGGAACAGGGTCACGCCCAGCAGGTCGAGGAAGGCCGCGTAGTTCTTGTCCGGCACCCGGTTCAGCCGGTACAGCAACTGGTCGACCAAGTACGCGAACGTCTCGATCAGCGTGACCCCGGGGTCCGACACATTGTGGTCGGTCCACTCGGGGGAGCGCTGCTGGACGTACCGCTTGGCCTCGTCGACGAGCTGCTGGAAACGCCGGTCGTCCAGGTTGGGCGAAGGCAGGGCCATCAGCGCACTCCCGCTTCCCGGGCGGCCCCGGAGGAGCCCTCGGACGAGCCCTCCGACGACGGGATCGTGTAGAAGGGAAAGACGAGGTTGCGCAGGTCGTTGGTGGCCCGCACGGTGTAGTGCACGTCGATGTAGAGCGTGCCCTCCTCGATGGCGTCGAACGCGATCGCCACGTCCGTCACCTCGATGCGCGGCTCCCACCGCTCCAGCGAGGTGCGGACCTCCTGGGCGATCCGCCCGGCCGTCGCTCCGTCGCCGGGCGCGAAGACGTAGTCGTGGATGCCGCAGCCGAACTCCGGACGCATCGGCCGCTCGCCCGGCGCGGTGCCGAGGATCAGGCCGATCGCCTCCTCGATCTCCCGGTCCCGCTCGACCAGGGCGATCCCGCCCGTCGGACCGACCCGCAGCGGGAAGCCCCAGCCGCGCCCGATGAATCCGCCGCCGCTCACATCGGGCCCCCGATCAGGACGTTCGGCGCACCGCTGATGATGGGCGCGCCGCAGCTCGTCCTGTCCGTCATCCGGGCGGCGGGCAGCCCGCCGATGAGCACCTGACCGGTGAGCGCGCCGGCCGGGTTGGGCATGATCACGTTGCCCGGCCCGAGCAGGGCGTGCGGAGGGATGACGCACACATGGAGGCTCCCGGTGACGGCCGCAGGCCGGCCGCCGATGAACACGGTGGCCACGGCCACCGCACCCGGGGGCGGGGTGCCGATGAGGCCGCCGTGGGCGGTGCTGTCGCCCGTGCGGGCTGCGGGGGGCATGGCCGGGGTTCTCCTTGCTGTGAAAGGGACTTCGGGGCAATCGGACGTCGGGACGGTCGGGCTTCGGCGCCATCGGTCGTCGGGGCGGTCAGGGTCCGGGGGATCGGACGGTGAGACGGTCGGGATTCGGGGTGATCGGGCCGCGGGCGGGCGACGGGCGGGCGGTCAGTTGATCCTGATGAGCTTGGCCTTGAGGACCGCGAGCAGCCCGCCGTCGACCGTGACCCCCGTCTTGCCGTTGACGGTCACCGAGCGGCCCTTGATGTTCACGTCGCCCGTGGCTCCCGCGTCGAGCGTGATACCCGAGGCGGACAGTGTCACCGAGCTGAGTTCCCGGGTGCCGCCCCGGGCCTTCACCGTCAGTGTGATCTCGCCCTTCTTCTCGTCGAGCATCACGTCGAGCCGTTTGTCACCGCTGGCGATGCGCACCCCGGACGGGCCGCGCGGGGCGTCGAGCAGCTCCAGCCGGTTGCCCGAACGGGAGACCAGGGAGCGGCGGTTGACCTTCCCGCTCGTCGGGTCGACCAGCGGGACATCGTGCGGCGAGGGCTTGTCGACCCCGTTGTAGAGACCGCCGAGCACATACGGGCTGTCCAGCAGTCCCTGCTCGAACCCGACCAGCACCTCGTCGTTGACCTCGGGGCTGAACACCCCGCCGCCGCCCTGGCCGCCCCACTGCACCGTACGGACCCAGTCGGTGACGTACGTGTCGTCGAGCCACGGGAACTTCAGCCGCACCCAGCCGCGTTGGCCCCGGCCCTCCTCGCGGATGTCGGTGACCACCCCGATCGCCAGGCCCGGCATGCGCGGGCCGCGCGAGGGGGCGTTGCCGCCGGAGGCCAGGCCGGAGAGCGACCGGTCCGGTGAGGCGCTGACGATCACCGTCGTGCGGTAGCCGGTGTCCGGTTCGAGGACGTGGTGCGCGGCGGTCGCGGTGTAGCGGCCGGAGAAGGCGGGCCCCACGTTGCCGAGGGCCACCGGCATGCCCGCCCGCAGCTGCGGGTTCCCGTAGGCGACCGCCTCGACCTCCCCGAAGCCGGCGCTGACCGAGGCGGCCAGCGCACCGGCCACGGCCCGGGTCTCCGCCTGGGTGCGGTACGGGGTGTCGGCGATCGTCGTCCGGGAGCCCGAGCCGAACATCCTGGCCGCCGTCGACGGACTCATCCCCGGGGTGACGGTGTCGCTGCGGACGGACTGCTGCCGGGCCACCAGCCGGGTCTTGGTCTCGACGTTCCAGCCGCGCACCTCGACGCTGTCCGCCCCGTCCGCACCCGTCAGCACCGCACGCAGGGCCAGCAGGTTGTTCCCGTACTCCAGGACCATCGGGTCGCGCGTGGCGGAGGTCGTGGGCGAAGGGGCCGAGGAGGCGGGATCCGGCTTGGTGAACTGCAGCCGGCCCTTGTCGTCCACCCGCACGGTGGCCCCGCTCTCGGCCGCGAGGTGCTGGAGGAACTCCCAGTCCGACACGTTCGGCTGGGTCACCTGCTTGTACGTGACCGGCGGGGCCTCGATCCGCCCGCAGGCCAGACCGGCGCCGGCGGCGACCTTGCGGACGATGTCCGCCGTCTTCATGTTCCGGTACGCCATGACCTTCCGGCCGCGCTGGAGCCGGTGGGCCTTGGAGAACGCCCGCACGACGGTGAACGATCCGGTGGTGTCGGTGTCCAGCTCGACCGCGGTGACCTCCCCGGTGAACAGCCGCTCGCGCGCCCGGTCCTGGACGGTGACCACCGAGATCTTCAGCGGGGTGCCCATGCCGATGCCGGTCTTGGCGAGGAAGGTGTGGTCGGGGTCCCGGTACATCAGTACGGCCGTGTCGGGCAGGCCCACGTTCTCGTCGACCACACAGCTCACCAGCTGGGTGGCCCAGGCGGCGGGCAGCTCGGCGGGCGCCTCGACGATCGGATCGGCGGCGAAGGAGCGCCCGGGGGATTCCGTCCCGCTCACCGGCTCTCCTCCGCCAGATGGTCTTCCCGCCCGGGCACGAGGAGCTCCCTGCCGGGGGTCAACTGCATCGGGTCGTCGATGTCGTTGGCGTGCGCGATGGTCCGCCAGGCGGTGGCGTCGCCGTACTCCCGCCAGGCCAGCAGCGGCAGGCTGTCCCCGGCCACGACCCGGTGGGTGCGCCGCGCGTCCTTCGAACCCGAGGTGGGGTTCTGGCCGGCCGGGTCGACGCTCGCCTCCTCGATCGACAGGGAGCAGGTGGCGCGCAGCGGCTTCCCGTCGACGTCGAACAGGGTGTACGAGACCGAGAGGTTGGAGAGCACCCCGTCGAACGAGGTCGTCTTGGACGTCCCCCAGTCGAAGCGCACCCAGGGGCTGGCGGGCGTCTTGCGGGCCAGGCTCTGGGGGGTGGGGACACACGCGGACATCAACTGCTCCACCGCCTTCTCCACGGAGTTGTCGTGCGTGGCGGTGGCGTCCAGGAAGACCTCCAGCGACAGGGCCCGGGGCCCGCTGCCGACGAACTCGGGCAGCGCGGACTGCCCGGCCATCCGGGACGGAGTGCGCCGCCACTCGGTGCTCTTGCTCAGCGACAGCTTCGCGGGGTTGAACTGCAACGTGAGACGGGCGAGTGCTCCGCCGGGCTTCGCGCCGACCGTCGACGGCGGTTCCATGATGGTCAGCTGGGCGCGAGCGCGGCTCGCGCGGAGAGCGGGTGACATTGCGTTCCTCCTTCCTTCGTCGTGGTCCTGGTGTCCGGTCGTCCCGTTTCCGGCTGCGTTGTCTCAGGTCAGGAGGGCTCCAGACCCTCGTGCGCGATCTCCAGCGTCTCGATCGCCGCCTGGGAACTGGCCGGATCGAAGGACGGCCCCTGCCAGCGCACCGGCACGATGCCGTGCACCTGCCAGCTGACGATCCGGCTGAGGTCGGGACGCAGCGCGACGATCTCGCCGTCCTTGGGCTCGACCCGCTGGATCGTCTCGTTCAGCCAGCGCGCGATCTTGAGGGTGTCGGCGGTCACCGGGCGGGTCAGTGTGATGTTCGTCCAGGTGATCCGCCCCGGGAGCTGCCAGGTGAATCCGTTGTTGCCGCCCTCGGCGTACGTCTCCATCTCCACCTCGGCGCCCATGCCGGAGCAGGTGTGGAACGCGCCCAGGTCGCTGCCGCCGATCGCGAGCTTGAAGAACACGCTCGTCGCGAAGATGTTGTCCGTCATGCGTCTCTCGTCTTCTCTGCTGTCTCTCGTGCGGGTCGTACGGGTCGTGCGGGGGCAGACCGGGGCGATCGTGTCGTCAGCGGCGGCCGTCGTGCAGCCGCCCGCTGCGTTCCCGGCCCCGGCGCAGATCGGCACGGATGAGCCGGCTCACCGGGTCGAGGAGCCGGCGGGCCAGCTCCTCGATCTCCGTTCCGCTCAGCCGGTTCGCCGGAGGAGCGTCGGAAGCGTCGTCGGAACGGGTGGCCGCCCCTGCCGCCCCCGCCGCGGGCTTCGGCGGGGCGGCCTGCACGGGAACCCCGGTGATCCCGGCGTTCGCCGCCGCCCGTTGGACCGCCTGCGCCCTGCTCTCCGGGCGACCCGCCCCGGTGGCCTGCGCGGGCGCGCGGGGCGGCACCCGTACGGAGAGACCCGGCGGCCCGCCGGGAGCGGCGCCGTCCGCCGGGGCCGGTCCGGCGGCCGGAGGACCGGCGCTGTCCGGCACCACCGGCATCGCCAGCCGCTGTACGGGTACGGCGGCTTCCGGACGCGCCGCCGCGGGCGGATGCGGGCGGACGACGGGAACGGGGCGCGTGCCGGGGGCGGCTGCGGACGCCGGAAGCGCGGAAGCGGCCGACGGCATCCCCGGCCGGGAGGGCGGAGCGTGCGGGAGGGGCACGGCGCGTTGAACAAAAGGAGAAGGAGCAGGAACAGAGGCAGGAGCAGGGGCTGCGGGCCGGCCGGAGGCCTGGGAGGCGTGCGGTGCGGAACCCTGCTGCGGAGCCCGGCGGGCCGTCGGCCCGGAAGTCGGGAACGGCGGCGGCGTCCCGGGCGACACGGGCGACAGGGGAGGCGAGGGCTTCGTGGCGCGCCCGGGCCGCCGTACGAGTCGCTGGAGCACCCCACCGGCGGACGGACCGTCTCCGGCGAGGGAGGCTGTGGTCCCCGGGGCGTGGCCCGGTTCGTTTCCGCCGCGCCGGCCCGTGGGTCCGGCGCTTCGGGGCGCGGCACCCGGGGCCGGGTCCGTGAGGGCGGCGCCGCCCCGGGGTGCGGGGGCCGAGCGCTGGACCACGGCCCCCGGAGCCGTACCGGAGGACGCCGGCTGCCGGGGACCGGCGCTCGGTCCGCCACCGGTCCGCCCGGCAGGGCCCGGTGACGGGGTGCCGGTGCCCGGCGGAGGCACATCACGCCGCCAGGTGGCCGCAACGACCGGGCGTGCGGTGCTGCCACCCGCCGCCGTCGTCGTCGGAGGCGCCGAGAACCCCTCGGCGGAACCGGTGTTCACGGTCAGGGCGCGGCCGGAGAGCAGAGTCCGTGACCGCTGGACGGTGGGCGACGGCGTCGCACTGCTCAAGCCCTGCGACGCTGTACGGCCCCGAGCGATCGGCCGGACGCGCACGGGCGGCAGGGGGGCGGCGGAGGACGGACCGGCCGGGGTACGGGCGGGGCCCGCCGCACGCTGCACGGCAGCGGTTCCGGGCGACGACGCGGAGGCCGTCGTGGGTACGGCGGGCGCTCCGGGCGCGGCGGAAGCCGACCGTACCGGCATCGCGGGGTGCGCCCCCGGCGACGGGGAAGTTTGGGCCGGAACAGCCGGAACAGCCGGAACAGCCGGAACAGCCGGGTGCGCGGGCCCGGGGCCCTGCGCCCGGCCCGGAGTCGGCCGCGTCCCGGCGGACGCCCGGTCACCGAGCAGCGGTGCGTCGCCGCCGGGCCGGGCGGTGGGCGGCAGCGAGGGAAGCGGCGCGCCGATCCCGCCCCGCACACGGGCCCGTGAGCTGCCGGAAGCGTCGGACCGCGGTGCGGGCTGTACGGAGGGGGAGGGCCCCGATGGCGTCGAGGAACCGGGCGGCCGGGTGGGCTGGTGCTGCTGGGGCGACTGGGGCGTACGAGACCGGGCATCCGGCGACGGGGACGGCGGCTGCTGCTGCCGAGCAGGCGCAGGCGCAGGGGGCGGAGCAGACGCGGGCACCGACGCCTTCGGCGAGCCGGTCGAGCCGGTCGAACGGGTCGTGGGCGTCGCGGGAGTCGTGGCCGTAAGGCCCGGAGTGCCCGGCGGGTCGGATGCCTGGCGCTGGAGCACCGGCATGTCCGCCGCCGGGTGAGCCGTCGCCGGGGCGGACGGTACGACGCCCGCCCGCCCGTCGGCCCCGGCCGGCCTGGCTCCGGCGGGCATCTCGCGCAGAGGCTTGCCCAGGGCCGGGCGGACCACATCGGCGGCGGGGCGGCCGGAGACATGGTCGGGCGACGGGGCGGTGCGCTCCGGAACCGTACGGTCCGGACCGCTCCGCCGCTCGGTCACGGCCCGCTGAACGGCGGCGGCAGCATCCGGTGCGGACGGCGCGGCCGACGAAGAAGGGGAGGAGGAGACGGAAGGGGTGGCGGGGGAGGCGGGCACGAGCCCGGCGATCTGCCGCAGCGGCATCGCCGGACGCCGGGCGACGATCAGCGGCGGGGCGATCCGCTGCGGACGTACGGCGGCGGGGGTGGGCGCACTGGAGGACGCGGACGTCCGGGACGGGGACGTGGAGTGGGACGGGCTGGATGATCCCGACGCACCCGACGCACCCGACGCACCCGACGCACCCGACGCACCCGACGCACCCGACGCACCCGACGCACCCGACGCACCCGACCTACCCGATCCGCCCGACGTAGCCGAGGCACCCGACGCACCCGATCCGCCCGAAGGCGACCGGTTCGTGGTGGACGGGGCCGGACCACGTGCCGCGCCCGACCGCTGGACCGGCGGCGATCCAGGGTCCGGCTTCGCCGTTC is a window from the Streptomyces sp. MMBL 11-1 genome containing:
- a CDS encoding putative baseplate assembly protein codes for the protein MALPSPNLDDRRFQQLVDEAKRYVQQRSPEWTDHNVSDPGVTLIETFAYLVDQLLYRLNRVPDKNYAAFLDLLGVTLFPPAVARAEIDFWLSAPQPETVHLLAGTEVATARGEAEEPVVFSTSEDLPIVPSSLVRLVTAPVSGDQTDRTGPLGAGKDIPCFQARPEPGDALLFGLPTAVPRCIVAVRLDSRVEGVGVDPRQPPLVWEAWDGARWVTCATGTDSTGGLNRPGEVVVFVPAGHTPSVVAGTRAGWLRCRVTAPEPGQPFYSESPTIREAEVFTVGGTAAAEHAETVLDVPLGVSEGVAGQRFSVSRAPLLLDGEPPVVQVSTDEGWQVWTPVEHFGASGPGDRHVRIDAVAGEFAFPPEVREPDGTMRAYGAVPEKGAQLRVPRYRTGGGAAGNVARGAISVLRSSVPYVAGVNNREAATGGVDGETVENAKVRAPNILRVQERAVTAEDYEVIAREAAPSLRRVRCLPAVAGEAGAVRVLVVPDAVADEDGQLRFEQLIPSDPVLAAVTERLDERRLVGTRLVVEPPAYQGVTVVARLVAAPGDVDRVRTQALEALFRHIDPLRGGADGRGWPFGRPVQYGEVFAVLQSVEGAGLVEDVRLFPADPITGRRGAAVDRIDVAPGALVFSHQHQVVVTANGAGEGV
- a CDS encoding GPW/gp25 family protein, which translates into the protein MSGGGFIGRGWGFPLRVGPTGGIALVERDREIEEAIGLILGTAPGERPMRPEFGCGIHDYVFAPGDGATAGRIAQEVRTSLERWEPRIEVTDVAIAFDAIEEGTLYIDVHYTVRATNDLRNLVFPFYTIPSSEGSSEGSSGAAREAGVR
- a CDS encoding PAAR domain-containing protein, producing the protein MPPAARTGDSTAHGGLIGTPPPGAVAVATVFIGGRPAAVTGSLHVCVIPPHALLGPGNVIMPNPAGALTGQVLIGGLPAARMTDRTSCGAPIISGAPNVLIGGPM
- a CDS encoding VgrG-related protein, producing MSGTESPGRSFAADPIVEAPAELPAAWATQLVSCVVDENVGLPDTAVLMYRDPDHTFLAKTGIGMGTPLKISVVTVQDRARERLFTGEVTAVELDTDTTGSFTVVRAFSKAHRLQRGRKVMAYRNMKTADIVRKVAAGAGLACGRIEAPPVTYKQVTQPNVSDWEFLQHLAAESGATVRVDDKGRLQFTKPDPASSAPSPTTSATRDPMVLEYGNNLLALRAVLTGADGADSVEVRGWNVETKTRLVARQQSVRSDTVTPGMSPSTAARMFGSGSRTTIADTPYRTQAETRAVAGALAASVSAGFGEVEAVAYGNPQLRAGMPVALGNVGPAFSGRYTATAAHHVLEPDTGYRTTVIVSASPDRSLSGLASGGNAPSRGPRMPGLAIGVVTDIREEGRGQRGWVRLKFPWLDDTYVTDWVRTVQWGGQGGGGVFSPEVNDEVLVGFEQGLLDSPYVLGGLYNGVDKPSPHDVPLVDPTSGKVNRRSLVSRSGNRLELLDAPRGPSGVRIASGDKRLDVMLDEKKGEITLTVKARGGTRELSSVTLSASGITLDAGATGDVNIKGRSVTVNGKTGVTVDGGLLAVLKAKLIRIN
- a CDS encoding CIS tube protein — its product is MSPALRASRARAQLTIMEPPSTVGAKPGGALARLTLQFNPAKLSLSKSTEWRRTPSRMAGQSALPEFVGSGPRALSLEVFLDATATHDNSVEKAVEQLMSACVPTPQSLARKTPASPWVRFDWGTSKTTSFDGVLSNLSVSYTLFDVDGKPLRATCSLSIEEASVDPAGQNPTSGSKDARRTHRVVAGDSLPLLAWREYGDATAWRTIAHANDIDDPMQLTPGRELLVPGREDHLAEESR
- a CDS encoding phage tail protein, whose translation is MTDNIFATSVFFKLAIGGSDLGAFHTCSGMGAEVEMETYAEGGNNGFTWQLPGRITWTNITLTRPVTADTLKIARWLNETIQRVEPKDGEIVALRPDLSRIVSWQVHGIVPVRWQGPSFDPASSQAAIETLEIAHEGLEPS